A window from Larimichthys crocea isolate SSNF chromosome XXIII, L_crocea_2.0, whole genome shotgun sequence encodes these proteins:
- the LOC109142148 gene encoding lymphoid enhancer-binding factor 1 isoform X2: MEDQIMLEREIRQEFERIIAEMEWGEVLSTLNDMLGDMLTPAQTVQPVPLYSEAGASSQEQYNNPPVVRLPKGLGHNLRCDGKLNDQLPPEALAPPGYAPPAPPTSTSKKREVKQEDDQQYIKKPPNAFMLFLKEQRPNFEAEVRIRGIAAVNATLGQRWKSLTVEEKDKYYKQAQKEKDLHAQQHPEWTHKNNYGKKKKKKVGCQRNASTAEASAFRPEDKRLIMAPHTLAGAMNIPHLQTGVKEPGRSTVVLQLPPPWIPVAAPLHLLYHPQMYKVPSSSWQNVFPATLNNAQ, from the exons ATGGAGGATCAAATCATGCTTGAGAGAGAGATCAGACAGGAATTTGAGCGTATAATAGCAGAGATGGAGTGGGGAGAGGTGCTCTCAACTCTTAACGACATGTTAGGAGACATGCTGACTCCTGCCCAA ACTGTACAGCCAGTTCCCCTATACAGTGAGGCAGGTGCCTCTAGCCAGGAACAG tATAATAATCCACCAGTGGTGAGACTGCCTAAAGGCTTAGGGCATAACCTGCGCTGTGATGGCAAATT GAATGACCAGCTTCCACCAGAGGCTCTTGCTCCTCCTGGCTATGCCCCCCCTGcaccacccacctccacctcaaa AAAGCGTGAAGTCAAGCAGGAGGATGACCAGCAGTACATAAAGAAGCCTCCAAATGCCTTTATGCTCTTTTTGAAAGAGCAGAGGCCAAATTTTGAGGCCGAAGTGCGGATCAGAGGGATTGCGGCTGTGAACGCCACCCTGGGACAGAGG TGGAAGTCTCTGACAGTTGAGGAGAAGGACAAATACTACAAACAggcccaaaaagaaaaagacctTCACGCCCAGCAACACCCCGAATGGACACACAAGAACAACTAT ggcaaaaagaagaagaagaaggtgggaTGCCAGAGAAATGCTTCCACAGCTGAAG caTCTGCATTCAGGCCAGAGGACAAGAGGCTGATCATGGctccacacacactggcagGTGCGATGAACATTCcacacctgcagacaggtgtgaagGAGCCAGGCCGCAGCACCGTCGTCCTGCAGCTGCCACCACCCTGGATTCCAGTGGCTGCCCCTCTACATCTGTTGTACCATCCACAGATGTATAAGGTCCCCTCTTCTTCGTGGCAAAATGTCTTCCCTGCTACACTCAATAATGCCCAATAA
- the LOC109142148 gene encoding transcription factor SOX-30 isoform X1 gives MEDQIMLEREIRQEFERIIAEMEWGEVLSTLNDMLGDMLTPAQLAELQHNTTQPAESQVGGYDKHATVQPVPLYSEAGASSQEQYNNPPVVRLPKGLGHNLRCDGKLNDQLPPEALAPPGYAPPAPPTSTSKKREVKQEDDQQYIKKPPNAFMLFLKEQRPNFEAEVRIRGIAAVNATLGQRWKSLTVEEKDKYYKQAQKEKDLHAQQHPEWTHKNNYGKKKKKKVGCQRNASTAEASAFRPEDKRLIMAPHTLAGAMNIPHLQTGVKEPGRSTVVLQLPPPWIPVAAPLHLLYHPQMYKVPSSSWQNVFPATLNNAQ, from the exons ATGGAGGATCAAATCATGCTTGAGAGAGAGATCAGACAGGAATTTGAGCGTATAATAGCAGAGATGGAGTGGGGAGAGGTGCTCTCAACTCTTAACGACATGTTAGGAGACATGCTGACTCCTGCCCAACTTGCTGAGCTACAGCACAACACCACTCAGCCAGCAGAGAGTCAGGTTGGAGGTTATGACAAGCATGCCACTGTACAGCCAGTTCCCCTATACAGTGAGGCAGGTGCCTCTAGCCAGGAACAG tATAATAATCCACCAGTGGTGAGACTGCCTAAAGGCTTAGGGCATAACCTGCGCTGTGATGGCAAATT GAATGACCAGCTTCCACCAGAGGCTCTTGCTCCTCCTGGCTATGCCCCCCCTGcaccacccacctccacctcaaa AAAGCGTGAAGTCAAGCAGGAGGATGACCAGCAGTACATAAAGAAGCCTCCAAATGCCTTTATGCTCTTTTTGAAAGAGCAGAGGCCAAATTTTGAGGCCGAAGTGCGGATCAGAGGGATTGCGGCTGTGAACGCCACCCTGGGACAGAGG TGGAAGTCTCTGACAGTTGAGGAGAAGGACAAATACTACAAACAggcccaaaaagaaaaagacctTCACGCCCAGCAACACCCCGAATGGACACACAAGAACAACTAT ggcaaaaagaagaagaagaaggtgggaTGCCAGAGAAATGCTTCCACAGCTGAAG caTCTGCATTCAGGCCAGAGGACAAGAGGCTGATCATGGctccacacacactggcagGTGCGATGAACATTCcacacctgcagacaggtgtgaagGAGCCAGGCCGCAGCACCGTCGTCCTGCAGCTGCCACCACCCTGGATTCCAGTGGCTGCCCCTCTACATCTGTTGTACCATCCACAGATGTATAAGGTCCCCTCTTCTTCGTGGCAAAATGTCTTCCCTGCTACACTCAATAATGCCCAATAA